The Nitrosopumilus cobalaminigenes genome contains a region encoding:
- a CDS encoding glycosyltransferase family 2 protein → MTEIENPKLTIGMPVYNESTFMKKRLTNIYEQTFTDFEIIISDNGSTDNTFEICEEHAIKDKRIKKIKQSKNMGWVWNHKFVAEKACGKYFVWAAADDIWESDFLEKNIKILDTMKNVVASVSKIERYGPKIEEFQNDPDDGIFSTMYKKMRRHFRPFGPYPASGDYAKKIKIYLKKPSALGLYSVFRTDALKNSLVKDRISVWDLAFTLEFLKHGDLHVIDEVLLHRYTKGVSSHGIWDEYFRQKEIRFFEVIFPHSSFTLWCWKNVGKKNFVKNIHNFIWLNCWGPIGIGFNTINAIKQKLSN, encoded by the coding sequence TTGACAGAAATTGAAAACCCAAAGTTAACAATTGGTATGCCAGTATATAATGAATCCACATTTATGAAAAAAAGACTTACAAATATTTATGAACAAACATTTACAGATTTTGAAATAATAATTTCGGACAATGGTTCAACTGATAATACATTTGAAATATGTGAAGAACATGCAATTAAAGATAAGAGAATAAAAAAAATAAAACAATCAAAAAACATGGGTTGGGTTTGGAATCATAAATTTGTGGCAGAAAAAGCTTGTGGAAAATATTTTGTCTGGGCTGCAGCAGATGACATTTGGGAATCAGATTTTTTAGAGAAAAATATTAAGATTTTAGATACAATGAAAAATGTTGTTGCAAGCGTAAGTAAAATTGAAAGATATGGCCCAAAAATTGAAGAATTTCAAAATGATCCAGATGATGGAATATTTTCAACGATGTATAAAAAAATGAGACGACATTTTAGGCCATTTGGACCATATCCAGCATCTGGTGATTATGCAAAAAAAATTAAAATATATTTAAAAAAGCCATCCGCTCTTGGATTATATTCAGTTTTTAGAACTGATGCATTAAAAAATAGTCTTGTAAAAGACCGTATTTCAGTATGGGATTTGGCATTTACTTTGGAATTTCTTAAACATGGGGATTTGCATGTAATTGATGAAGTATTATTACATAGATACACAAAAGGTGTTTCTTCTCATGGGATATGGGATGAATATTTTAGACAAAAAGAAATTAGATTTTTTGAAGTAATTTTTCCTCATTCATCATTTACTCTATGGTGTTGGAAGAATGTTGGGAAAAAGAATTTTGTTAAAAATATTCATAATTTCATATGGTTAAATTGTTGGGGCCCAATAGGAATAGGATTTAATACAATAAATGCAATAAAACAAAAATTGTCAAACTAA
- a CDS encoding SDR family oxidoreductase: protein MKMLIVGGSGMIGTKIHDHFCNKNTVEMTYLTHKIPFGTIHQLDILERENTINLIRKINPDVVVHNTALVSVDLCETDKNLANMINVEGTKNVIEGCKITNSKIVFISTPLVFNGEKDEYVENDAPSPISQYGITKLEGEKLIEKSGVPYLILRTDQPYCWIETWQHTNSVLRLVDTLKEKKTLREITDWYNNPTYVPDIAIALEKLLENEKNGIYHVVGTDFINRFEWGLITSELFGLDKKLLEPITSDSLDLAVKRSNANLSNRKLVEDIGFSPKGVKEGIQQMLKDKK from the coding sequence ATGAAAATGCTTATTGTAGGTGGAAGTGGTATGATAGGAACTAAAATTCATGATCATTTTTGCAACAAAAATACTGTCGAAATGACATATTTGACACATAAAATTCCTTTTGGTACTATCCATCAGTTGGATATTTTAGAAAGAGAGAATACAATTAATTTGATTCGTAAAATAAATCCAGATGTAGTTGTTCATAATACAGCCCTAGTAAGCGTAGATTTGTGTGAAACAGACAAAAATCTTGCAAATATGATAAATGTAGAAGGGACAAAAAATGTCATAGAGGGATGTAAAATTACTAATAGTAAGATAGTGTTTATTTCAACACCACTTGTATTTAATGGTGAAAAAGATGAATATGTAGAAAACGATGCTCCATCTCCAATTTCACAATATGGTATTACAAAATTAGAAGGCGAAAAACTAATTGAAAAATCAGGTGTGCCATATCTGATTTTGAGAACTGATCAACCATATTGTTGGATAGAAACCTGGCAGCACACTAATTCAGTTTTAAGATTAGTAGACACATTAAAAGAAAAGAAAACCTTACGTGAAATAACAGATTGGTATAACAATCCAACTTATGTGCCTGACATAGCTATTGCACTAGAAAAATTACTTGAAAATGAAAAAAATGGGATTTATCATGTAGTAGGCACAGATTTTATCAATAGATTTGAGTGGGGGTTAATTACATCAGAATTATTTGGATTAGACAAAAAATTGTTAGAACCAATTACATCAGATTCATTGGATTTGGCAGTTAAAAGAAGTAATGCAAATCTTTCAAATCGGAAATTAGTAGAGGATATAGGATTTTCTCCAAAAGGAGTAAAAGAAGGAATTCAGCAAATGTTAAAAGATAAAAAATAG
- a CDS encoding sugar phosphate isomerase/epimerase family protein: MIYASTNCLKNPKNVIKVLEIYEKSGIENVELGSVHSYFDIKLLKNFSFNFLIHNYFPPPKKPFTFNLASQKKLIRTKSISLAKKAIDLCCTLESPLYTFHPGFTVDPPDIGKPFPKTNIADRKKSLFTYVESVEEISRYANERGIKIAMEPSVVQKFNLIDGRNELLLFADYPEIKLFFKYLHRTDVGLLLDLGHATVSAYWLNYDKDDFVKKCKKRVSAIHVSNNNGLQDQHKSLTPNCWQILKLKEFKHVPIILETMNLTVEQIKSNINLVSQKIHDT, encoded by the coding sequence ATGATTTACGCATCAACAAATTGTTTAAAAAACCCAAAAAATGTAATTAAAGTTTTAGAAATTTATGAAAAATCTGGAATTGAAAATGTTGAATTAGGCTCAGTTCATTCATATTTTGATATTAAACTCTTAAAAAATTTCTCTTTTAATTTTTTAATTCATAATTATTTCCCTCCTCCAAAAAAACCCTTTACATTTAATTTAGCTTCTCAGAAAAAATTAATCCGTACCAAAAGTATATCTCTTGCAAAAAAAGCCATTGATCTTTGTTGTACTTTAGAAAGTCCTCTTTACACATTTCATCCAGGGTTTACTGTTGATCCACCTGATATCGGAAAACCTTTTCCCAAAACAAATATCGCAGATAGGAAAAAGTCTTTGTTTACCTATGTTGAATCTGTAGAAGAAATATCAAGATATGCAAATGAACGTGGGATAAAAATTGCAATGGAGCCTAGTGTTGTTCAAAAATTCAATTTAATTGATGGTAGAAATGAATTGCTCTTGTTTGCTGATTATCCTGAAATTAAATTATTTTTTAAATATCTCCATAGAACTGATGTTGGATTATTATTAGACTTGGGTCATGCAACAGTTTCTGCATATTGGTTAAATTATGATAAAGATGATTTTGTAAAAAAATGCAAAAAAAGAGTTAGTGCAATACATGTAAGTAATAATAACGGATTACAAGATCAACACAAAAGTTTAACACCTAATTGTTGGCAAATTTTAAAACTTAAAGAATTTAAACATGTGCCAATTATTCTAGAAACAATGAATCTAACTGTTGAACAAATAAAATCTAATATTAATTTGGTATCTCAGAAAATACATGATACATAA
- a CDS encoding carbamoyltransferase family protein has translation MYNLGISCYYHDSAAALLKDGHVIAAVEEERFSRKKFDDDFPKHAIEWCLNEAKIKPNEINSIAFYDKPILKFERLLDNYIAVAPRGLSSFLDVIPKWLHKRLWIKNEIKKSLNGFNGEIIFPDHHMSHAAHAFYTSPFEESAILTIDGVGEWSTTSFGHAKNNSIKLTNDVRWPHSLGLFYSAFTYFLGFKVNEGEYKLMGLSSYGVPKYYDLILDNLIDVKDDGSIHLNMEYFAFTYDKVMINKKFSELFGISPKTRDEKTLQIHFDIGASAQKVLEDVILKIVNHIYKKTNMKNLCFGGGVALNGVANYKLLKEGPFENIHIPPSPGDAGSAVGAAQYLYHICHNNPKIHFEDQTQLIHENVYVGPSFGNEEILDFLDSEKIDYEYYERDSLLKKTAKLISEGNIVGWYQGKMEWGPRALGNRSILADPRREDMKDILNAKIKHRESFRPFAPSILEEYSSEYFEMDIPSPYMLMVSPVKKPNKIPAVTHVDGTGRLQTVSRKTNSLYYDLINEFYNITEVPVIINTSMNVMGEPIVNTPKHAYSMILKTDMDYLVMGNYLVGRK, from the coding sequence ATGTATAATCTTGGAATTTCTTGCTATTATCATGATTCAGCAGCTGCATTGCTTAAAGATGGACATGTTATTGCTGCAGTAGAAGAAGAAAGATTTTCTAGAAAGAAATTTGATGATGATTTTCCTAAACACGCTATTGAATGGTGTTTAAATGAGGCTAAAATTAAACCAAATGAGATAAACTCAATAGCATTTTATGATAAACCTATCTTAAAATTTGAAAGATTATTAGATAATTATATTGCAGTTGCACCTCGTGGATTATCTAGCTTTTTAGATGTCATTCCAAAATGGCTTCACAAAAGATTATGGATTAAAAATGAAATTAAGAAATCATTAAATGGTTTTAACGGTGAGATAATTTTTCCTGATCATCATATGTCACATGCAGCACATGCATTTTATACTTCACCATTTGAAGAGTCGGCAATTCTTACAATTGATGGCGTTGGTGAATGGAGTACTACGTCATTTGGTCATGCTAAAAACAATTCAATTAAACTTACAAATGATGTTCGTTGGCCACATTCACTTGGATTATTTTATTCTGCATTTACATATTTCCTTGGATTTAAAGTAAATGAAGGCGAATACAAATTAATGGGATTATCATCATATGGAGTTCCCAAATATTATGATTTAATTTTAGATAATCTTATTGATGTGAAAGATGATGGTAGCATACATTTGAACATGGAATATTTTGCATTTACGTACGATAAAGTAATGATAAATAAAAAATTTTCAGAATTATTTGGTATTTCACCAAAAACAAGGGATGAAAAAACATTACAAATTCATTTTGATATTGGAGCAAGTGCACAAAAAGTTCTAGAGGATGTAATATTAAAAATTGTAAATCATATTTACAAAAAAACTAATATGAAAAATCTTTGTTTCGGTGGAGGCGTAGCTCTTAATGGAGTTGCAAATTATAAATTACTTAAAGAAGGACCATTTGAAAATATCCATATTCCCCCATCTCCTGGCGATGCAGGTAGTGCTGTAGGAGCTGCACAATATTTGTATCACATATGTCATAACAACCCCAAAATTCATTTTGAGGATCAGACTCAATTAATTCATGAAAATGTTTACGTTGGACCTTCATTTGGAAATGAAGAAATTCTAGATTTTCTAGATTCTGAAAAAATTGATTATGAATATTATGAAAGAGACTCCTTACTGAAAAAAACTGCAAAATTGATTTCTGAAGGAAATATCGTAGGCTGGTATCAGGGAAAAATGGAATGGGGTCCTAGGGCTCTCGGAAATAGGAGTATTTTAGCAGATCCTAGGCGGGAAGACATGAAAGATATTCTAAATGCAAAAATCAAGCATCGTGAATCATTTAGACCATTTGCACCATCAATTTTAGAAGAATATTCTTCAGAATATTTTGAAATGGATATCCCAAGTCCGTATATGTTGATGGTGTCTCCTGTTAAAAAACCAAATAAAATTCCTGCTGTTACACATGTTGATGGTACAGGTAGATTACAAACTGTTTCAAGAAAAACAAATTCACTATACTATGATTTAATCAATGAATTTTATAATATAACTGAGGTACCTGTAATAATTAATACATCCATGAATGTTATGGGAGAACCTATAGTAAATACTCCTAAACATGCATATTCTATGATATTAAAAACAGATATGGACTATTTAGTAATGGGAAATTATCTAGTAGGGAGAAAATAA
- a CDS encoding SGNH/GDSL hydrolase family protein, which translates to MSVQVSYKKQFVLGFMLLMVLLVVIEGVVRTYEYFEPGCKYIGQEALNDVDIQMQKAICRDTNNLIYSETPILHFYPNQDLPTIHINSFGFRGDEITQNKSDNVYRIFVIGGSTTFGAASLSDNTTIPGYLQQMFDKENLEINVEVINAGIGSAYSFTESFYIQDRLVNFDPDLLIIYDGGNDAYDRHLDSSLNTNSNPFIESGKTLLKLSGYRTPFFVLGAAFYQEPEPAPINDEIKSQIVSLWKNRWTEICDLGQNENFSTLLTVQPILGTGNKVLSTDEKELAPNDKFGFGTIEILEGMGNSLDDLSQRCDATADLRNIFDHVQEPIYYDYIHISDYGHEIVAERLFELSLPLVLDDIQEQ; encoded by the coding sequence ATGTCTGTACAAGTATCATATAAAAAACAATTTGTTTTGGGATTTATGTTACTAATGGTGTTATTAGTTGTAATTGAGGGTGTTGTTAGAACTTATGAATATTTTGAACCTGGTTGTAAATATATTGGCCAAGAAGCATTAAATGATGTAGACATACAAATGCAAAAAGCAATTTGTAGAGACACAAATAATTTAATATATTCTGAAACGCCAATTTTACATTTCTACCCTAATCAGGATTTACCTACAATTCATATCAATTCATTTGGTTTTAGAGGTGATGAAATTACACAAAACAAATCTGATAATGTATATAGGATTTTTGTTATAGGTGGTTCTACAACATTTGGTGCTGCCTCACTTTCTGACAATACTACAATACCTGGATATTTACAGCAAATGTTTGATAAAGAAAATTTAGAAATTAATGTTGAAGTAATTAATGCTGGAATTGGAAGTGCATATTCTTTTACAGAGTCATTTTACATTCAAGACAGACTTGTTAATTTTGATCCTGATCTTTTAATTATATATGATGGTGGAAATGATGCTTATGATAGGCATTTAGATTCGTCACTCAACACAAATTCTAATCCATTTATTGAATCTGGAAAGACTCTGTTAAAACTATCTGGGTATAGAACTCCTTTCTTTGTTTTAGGTGCTGCTTTTTATCAAGAACCTGAACCTGCTCCTATTAATGATGAAATTAAATCACAAATTGTGTCTTTGTGGAAAAACAGATGGACTGAAATATGTGATTTAGGTCAAAATGAAAATTTTTCTACTTTACTTACTGTTCAGCCTATATTAGGCACGGGCAACAAAGTACTCTCCACTGACGAAAAAGAACTAGCACCCAATGATAAATTTGGATTTGGTACAATAGAGATTTTGGAAGGTATGGGTAATTCACTTGATGATCTTAGTCAAAGATGTGATGCTACAGCAGATTTACGAAATATATTTGATCATGTTCAAGAACCGATTTATTATGATTATATCCACATCTCTGACTATGGACATGAAATTGTTGCTGAACGTCTATTTGAATTGTCATTACCTTTAGTTTTAGATGATATTCAAGAGCAATGA
- a CDS encoding NAD-dependent epimerase/dehydratase family protein, translating to MTDIVSQDIEWVIKDLQKFSNKLEGKNILIVGGKGFLGTYFVKILQTLNKSFTKPCKIIVLDNLITAKHKETFDDSNTKFIEQDISKKFDIEDDLDFIIHSASIASPIVYRKFPLKTIDVNYQGTRNLLELARQKNIEGMLLLSSSEVYGDPAIVPTPESYWGHVSCTGPRACYDESKRLAETVAILYSQLYNVPIKIARPFNVYGPYLNLEDGRIIPDFIKNSLDHSEIIIHSDGTPTRSFCYVTDAMKAFFKILLLPPGGSIFNVGNDEEISVHGVAETIKKIINPSIKIKIQKSSDPNYVIDNPQRRCPNLEYITNTLDFIPEISLQQGIERIYSWYKVNSN from the coding sequence ATGACAGACATTGTATCACAAGATATAGAATGGGTAATTAAAGATCTTCAAAAATTTTCAAATAAACTAGAAGGCAAGAATATTCTAATAGTTGGTGGCAAGGGATTTTTAGGTACATACTTTGTTAAAATTTTACAAACATTAAACAAATCATTTACAAAACCATGCAAAATCATTGTTTTAGATAATCTAATTACTGCTAAACACAAAGAAACTTTTGATGATTCAAATACTAAATTTATAGAACAAGATATATCTAAAAAATTTGATATTGAAGATGATTTAGATTTTATTATTCATTCTGCAAGTATTGCTTCACCAATAGTCTATAGAAAATTTCCACTAAAAACAATTGATGTAAACTATCAAGGAACTCGCAATCTTTTGGAATTGGCACGTCAAAAAAATATTGAAGGTATGCTATTACTTAGTAGTAGTGAAGTTTATGGGGATCCTGCAATAGTTCCTACTCCTGAATCTTATTGGGGGCATGTTTCTTGTACTGGTCCACGTGCGTGTTATGATGAATCAAAACGTTTAGCAGAAACAGTTGCAATACTATATAGTCAATTATACAATGTCCCAATTAAAATTGCAAGACCGTTTAATGTTTATGGTCCATATCTAAATTTGGAGGATGGAAGAATAATTCCTGATTTTATAAAAAATTCCCTTGATCATTCTGAAATTATTATTCATAGTGATGGAACTCCAACTAGAAGTTTTTGTTATGTAACTGATGCAATGAAAGCCTTTTTCAAAATCTTACTTCTTCCTCCAGGCGGTTCAATTTTTAATGTAGGTAATGATGAGGAAATTTCTGTACACGGTGTAGCTGAAACAATAAAAAAAATTATCAATCCCTCGATCAAAATTAAAATTCAAAAAAGCTCTGACCCTAACTATGTAATAGATAATCCTCAACGAAGATGCCCAAATCTTGAATATATTACAAATACACTTGATTTTATTCCAGAAATCAGTTTACAACAAGGTATTGAACGTATTTACAGTTGGTATAAGGTGAATTCAAATTGA
- a CDS encoding UDP-glucose dehydrogenase family protein, with the protein MNLGVIGAGYVGLTTGICLSSLGHKITIYDLVDEKIKLISEKKLPFYEKDLEELLDKTISSQNLIPTSNIDEMIKNTDGCFICVGTPSQQNNSIDLSQVLSSIKLVCEHLKKLQKNDYVIMIRSTIVPSSTKSHILPMVNQILDNSSYGLCLIPEFLREGEAVSDFMNPDKIVIGSINLKSEVFAKKIFESFNQATILTTNPETAEMIKYANNAFFSMLISFSNEIANIAEKTTGIDTFEVLRALVEDKRITTKIQDQKIKPGLESYLLPGCGFGGSCFPKDVRAILQYASAKNVNTPLLNAVMEINDERPSLIISLAEKLLLSLKNKHVTILGLTFKPDTDDIRSSPAFEAIRLLNDKEAKVFAYDPNLSNDSSKNKFTSFTLCSTLESSIENSDLVILFTKWNEFKNLDQNILDKFMNSPLLIDGRGFLDSSKFDENVYHKIGFTK; encoded by the coding sequence TTGAATTTAGGTGTAATTGGTGCTGGATATGTGGGATTAACTACTGGCATATGTTTATCGTCTTTAGGTCATAAAATTACTATCTATGATTTAGTTGATGAAAAAATCAAATTAATATCTGAAAAAAAATTACCGTTTTATGAAAAAGATTTAGAAGAATTACTTGACAAAACAATTTCTTCTCAAAATTTAATCCCCACATCTAATATTGATGAAATGATAAAAAACACTGATGGTTGTTTTATTTGTGTAGGAACTCCTTCTCAACAAAATAATTCAATTGATCTCTCTCAAGTTTTAAGTTCAATTAAATTAGTATGTGAACATCTAAAAAAATTACAAAAAAATGATTATGTAATAATGATTAGAAGTACTATTGTTCCCTCAAGTACAAAATCTCATATTCTTCCTATGGTAAATCAAATTTTAGATAACTCTTCATATGGTTTGTGTTTGATCCCTGAATTTTTACGAGAGGGTGAGGCTGTTTCTGATTTTATGAATCCTGATAAAATAGTCATTGGCAGCATTAATTTAAAAAGTGAAGTTTTTGCAAAAAAAATCTTTGAATCTTTTAATCAAGCTACCATTTTAACTACTAATCCTGAAACTGCTGAGATGATAAAATATGCTAATAATGCATTTTTTTCAATGTTAATATCATTCTCTAACGAAATTGCAAATATTGCAGAAAAAACTACTGGAATTGATACGTTTGAAGTTTTACGTGCATTAGTAGAAGATAAAAGAATCACAACTAAAATTCAAGATCAAAAAATTAAACCTGGTTTAGAATCATATTTACTACCTGGATGTGGATTTGGTGGAAGTTGTTTTCCTAAAGATGTAAGAGCAATTTTACAATATGCATCTGCTAAAAATGTCAATACCCCTTTGTTGAATGCTGTAATGGAAATAAATGATGAAAGACCTTCTTTAATCATATCATTAGCTGAAAAACTTCTCCTCTCCCTAAAAAATAAACATGTAACAATATTGGGATTAACATTCAAACCTGATACTGATGACATTCGTTCTTCCCCTGCATTTGAAGCTATACGATTATTGAATGATAAAGAAGCAAAAGTTTTTGCATATGATCCAAATCTTAGTAATGATTCATCTAAAAACAAATTTACGTCCTTCACATTATGTTCTACCTTAGAATCCTCCATTGAAAATTCTGATTTAGTTATTTTATTTACAAAATGGAATGAATTCAAAAATTTAGATCAAAATATTCTTGACAAATTCATGAATTCCCCTCTATTGATTGATGGCAGAGGATTTCTTGATTCATCAAAATTTGATGAAAATGTATATCATAAAATTGGTTTCACAAAATAA
- a CDS encoding B12-binding domain-containing radical SAM protein, with protein MDKPLKIYLGDLTYDTVAVSTESMPLNIALIASYCYKRFGNKIEITLFKYIDDLQKALQKHPPSILGLSNYCWSHNVSKEIFSIFKKNEPNALTIWGGPNFPIDFPSQKKFMDDAPDVDIYVPIDGEVGFSNIIERALSSQVKKIREEVLRKPIDGCLIRNLENKLEYTIPEIRIKNLDEIPSPYTTGLLDKFFDGKLVPMLQTNRGCPFTCTFCTDGKEAVNLVNKFSKERVRSEILYIAKKVPSNTHSLFISDLNFGMIPGDLDTCNIIAETQEKYDYPHKILSTTGKNQKEKIIQSIRRLNGTMALSMSVQSMDEQVLTNIKRQNISVDKMIGLAPVIKEYDLLTTAEVILGLPGEKYEQHLDTLRKLVEARMDDIVVHTCMLLDGSEMAMPEQRKKWKFETKFRMLPRDFTVLNNGKKVCEIEEVIVGSKDMTFEEYLELRMIGFTLWMTNKGIVYDSMNKFLREKEVDVIEIFHQMVNQVNNAPPKVKEAFEKFKNSTIGELYDSPEEIQQKIQDDKEYQKYVDGEEGINVMQYYHAYVLSKCMDDWTEYVISIAKELLENSGSSSQEISEEFNDVANYCRGTSHNPLGNDRMNTNPKFSFKHDITKWLADKSNTLKISECKLKAPIEMSFNLTKEQFKIVQDTSEMYGDSLIGRTKTLKMVSQQSLWRNPST; from the coding sequence ATGGATAAACCTTTGAAAATCTACTTAGGAGATCTTACTTATGACACAGTAGCTGTTTCAACTGAATCAATGCCTCTCAATATTGCATTAATTGCAAGTTATTGTTACAAACGATTTGGGAATAAAATCGAAATAACATTATTCAAGTACATAGACGATTTGCAGAAAGCTTTACAGAAACATCCCCCATCAATTTTAGGTTTAAGTAATTATTGTTGGTCACATAATGTGAGTAAAGAAATATTTTCAATATTTAAAAAAAATGAACCTAACGCTTTAACGATTTGGGGGGGTCCCAATTTTCCTATAGATTTTCCTTCACAAAAAAAATTTATGGATGATGCACCTGATGTAGATATCTATGTTCCTATAGATGGCGAAGTTGGTTTTTCAAACATTATTGAACGAGCATTAAGTAGTCAAGTCAAAAAAATCAGAGAAGAAGTATTGAGAAAACCCATAGATGGATGTTTAATTAGGAATTTAGAAAACAAGTTAGAATACACTATTCCTGAAATTAGAATAAAGAACCTAGATGAAATTCCTTCTCCATATACAACAGGATTATTAGATAAATTTTTTGACGGAAAATTAGTTCCAATGCTTCAAACAAACAGAGGATGTCCATTTACATGCACATTTTGTACTGATGGTAAAGAAGCTGTGAATTTAGTTAATAAATTTAGTAAAGAAAGAGTTAGAAGTGAAATATTATACATTGCAAAAAAAGTTCCTAGTAACACTCATAGTTTATTCATTAGTGATTTAAATTTTGGAATGATTCCAGGAGATCTTGATACATGTAATATAATTGCAGAAACACAAGAAAAATATGATTATCCACATAAAATTCTTTCAACTACAGGTAAAAATCAAAAAGAGAAAATCATTCAGTCCATTAGACGTCTAAATGGAACTATGGCACTTTCTATGTCAGTCCAATCAATGGATGAACAAGTTTTGACTAATATTAAAAGACAAAATATCAGTGTAGATAAAATGATTGGATTAGCACCAGTGATTAAAGAATATGACTTACTAACTACAGCAGAAGTAATTCTTGGACTTCCAGGGGAAAAATATGAACAACATCTAGACACTCTAAGGAAATTAGTTGAAGCTAGAATGGATGACATTGTAGTTCATACTTGTATGTTATTGGATGGCTCTGAAATGGCAATGCCAGAACAAAGAAAAAAATGGAAATTTGAAACAAAGTTTAGAATGCTTCCAAGAGATTTTACTGTTCTAAATAATGGGAAAAAGGTTTGTGAAATTGAAGAAGTGATAGTCGGTTCAAAGGATATGACATTTGAAGAATATTTGGAATTAAGAATGATAGGATTTACCTTATGGATGACCAATAAAGGAATTGTTTATGATTCAATGAATAAATTTCTCAGAGAGAAGGAAGTTGATGTGATTGAAATATTTCATCAAATGGTTAATCAAGTAAATAATGCTCCACCTAAAGTTAAAGAAGCTTTTGAAAAATTTAAAAATTCTACTATTGGTGAATTGTACGATTCCCCTGAAGAAATTCAACAAAAAATTCAAGATGATAAAGAATATCAAAAATATGTTGATGGTGAAGAAGGTATCAATGTAATGCAATACTATCATGCATATGTACTATCCAAATGCATGGATGATTGGACTGAATATGTAATTAGTATTGCAAAAGAATTATTAGAAAATTCAGGATCATCATCTCAAGAAATATCAGAAGAATTTAATGATGTTGCAAATTATTGTAGAGGAACATCTCATAATCCACTAGGTAATGATCGTATGAATACAAATCCAAAATTTTCTTTCAAACACGATATCACAAAATGGTTAGCTGATAAATCAAATACATTAAAAATATCAGAGTGTAAACTTAAAGCGCCAATAGAAATGTCATTTAATTTGACTAAAGAACAATTTAAGATTGTACAAGACACATCAGAGATGTATGGGGATAGTTTAATTGGTAGAACTAAGACATTGAAAATGGTTTCTCAACAATCATTATGGAGAAATCCATCAACATAA
- the rfbF gene encoding glucose-1-phosphate cytidylyltransferase: protein MKVVILAGGLGTRISEETDLKPKPLIEIGGMPVLWHIMKMYSSYDIHDFVICCGYKGYMIKEYFANYFLHMSDVTFDIKNNSMEVHQKHAEPWKVTLVDTGINTMTGGRLKKVKNFLDDETFCFTYGDGLSDLNIKNSIEFHKNNKKHATITAVKPPGRFGSLKINENIVEKFNEKPDGDGNWINGGFFVLEPTIFDYITDDSTIWERDPLEKMAQEKQISAYKHEGFWHPLDTLRDKNNLEELWNNDNPPWKKW from the coding sequence ATGAAAGTAGTCATTTTAGCAGGAGGGTTAGGAACTAGAATAAGTGAAGAAACAGATTTGAAACCAAAACCTCTCATTGAAATTGGAGGTATGCCGGTTTTATGGCATATTATGAAAATGTATTCATCTTATGACATCCATGATTTTGTTATTTGTTGTGGATACAAAGGATACATGATAAAAGAATATTTTGCAAATTATTTTTTGCACATGTCTGATGTAACATTTGATATTAAAAATAATTCAATGGAAGTACATCAAAAACATGCTGAACCATGGAAAGTAACACTAGTTGATACAGGGATTAATACGATGACGGGAGGCAGATTAAAGAAAGTAAAAAACTTTCTTGATGATGAAACATTTTGTTTTACATATGGTGATGGATTAAGTGATCTAAACATAAAAAATTCAATAGAATTTCATAAAAATAATAAAAAACATGCAACAATTACAGCTGTAAAACCACCAGGACGATTTGGATCATTAAAGATTAATGAAAACATAGTGGAAAAATTTAATGAGAAACCAGATGGTGATGGAAATTGGATAAATGGAGGATTTTTTGTTTTAGAACCAACTATTTTTGATTATATCACAGATGACTCAACAATTTGGGAAAGAGATCCTCTAGAAAAAATGGCACAAGAAAAGCAAATATCAGCTTACAAACATGAAGGATTTTGGCACCCATTAGATACCTTAAGAGATAAAAATAATTTAGAAGAATTATGGAACAATGACAATCCACCATGGAAGAAATGGTAG